Genomic DNA from Setaria italica strain Yugu1 chromosome V, Setaria_italica_v2.0, whole genome shotgun sequence:
ATATGTGGCCACATCCACTGTCTATACAAGTACTACCACATTCGGTGCTTGAAGTCCAAGCAGATTGCTGGTGATGTTCAGCAGGACAAACCGTGCTGGTACTGCCCATCTTGCCTTTGCCGAGTTTGTCTCTCTGACAaagatgatgacctgaccattCTGTGCGATAGCTGTGATGAGGCTTACCATCTCTACTGCATAACGCCTCGCCGTACTTCAATACCCAAGGGGCGGTGGTATTGCTCATCGTGTAGTGTGGCGAGAGCAAAGGAGGGAATGAGACAGTATGAGAGAACACTGAAGCTCCACCAGAAGGATAACGCTGGACAGCAAAGTAGGAATTATGAAGGTTTGGACTTGCTAGTATCTGCAGTGGAGCAGCTCAGCGCAGACGAGCTGCTGGTGACTCCAAATTAGCATGGAGCTTGGTTATAATCTTCATTGCAGTATATCCTGAACTCTGTTCTTTTGCTCTGTAAATGGATTGCTGTTCTGAGAGACTGAGACTTGAaggatttgttgtttgaagagCCCTGCCTCAGTTTCAGAAGACTGACAGGAGCAGTCAAGAAATTAGCTGCAGTCCTCTCACTGAACTCGTTATCGACAGTTTCTGATGATACAAGGATAACAATCCTGTAGGATATTGGTCTTGTTTATATTTCCTTTTGCTTTTATTTCACTTTCATGAGGTGATATATAAAACAGTTTACCGGTATCAGAACTGCAAGGGGGTTATGTAGCTTTGTATCCTATTTAGCTATGTACTTGCAGAGGCAAGTTTGCGGGAAAATCTCCAATTAGAGTGAGAAAAAAACATTTTTCACAATTGCCTCAGGTTTTCGTAATGGTATAGTTATGGTCTGAGTTATTCAGTTCTCTTTACATTTATTTTTGAGGGAATTGGCGGGAGCACTGCCCTAGTCAAGAACTATTCTCGGACTGCCATAGCATGGCAGGACTAAGCTGGCGTACATTGCAAGATGTTAAATTCCTTAAGAACTGACAGGAAACGATCAACTCCATTGACGGTTTGTTATTTGTAGACAAGGTCTTCTATTAAAGCGGAAAAATTCCTCTCTGGTAGACTACATTACTTAATGTACAGATGTCATCTTAAAGCAGTATAATGCTGAGCCCCCACTAGTTTTTCCCCCTGTCTTTCCCTTCTCTAGCTCGCTGTCGCTCCGGCGAGCTTTTAGGTTGATGGTTTCGGGAGGGGGCTTACCAGCGTCAGCCGGACCTAGAGGGAGCTTCGGGGTGGCAGGGGTaatgggtggtggtggtgggagagaCGGTGGCAGCGGTGGAAGCGGCGTTGCGCCAGTGGAGGTGAGGGGGGAGAGCCATCGATGGTGCCAGAGCATTGACGGACTTGAGGAAGAAGATTATCGGGGTAGGAGCAACGTTGGGAGAGGGTTTAGCATCGGGTTGTgatggagggtggcggcggaggcggtggcagtGGCGGTGGCGCGTGAGGTCGAGCGCACTTGCGTTGCCTGCATGGCTGTGGGCTGCACTAGTCTAGTGAGCGGATGATGACGAAGAAGGTGATGGAAAAGTAAAGAGATAATGTGAAGAAAGAAGATTGAATCAGAGCCATCGACTTAAGATTGTATGGACAAAAAAATCAAGTGTTGGCAAGGTTGTGGCACTCGAGCATGCACTAGATAGGCACTAAAAATATTGTTCAATTAATGAAGAATTTTATGAGGGAGGGGGCTATGACCCACTTTGGTTGGGACTAAGCTCCGCCCAAGGTGAGTTGgatgagagagaagaaaaaCAGGCTACAAGCTGACCTAGATTCTAACAAATCTGATGAAAAAATGAGAACGAAGAGATTAATTAAGTATTAATGATATAGTCTATATATCTAACCAACTACTATGTGGGTGTGTTATTAAATTGGCTCAATATGACGTGTTTATAGCTAAGGGTAGGCTAAATATTAGTTTTCTCTTAgccacatactccctccattctcttttgataggcaTATTTCACCTTGACacgatgataaaaaaaaataactctACTTATCATCTCATTAATGCAAACAATGCAAACATGTTTTTCTCATTAGTCCTCGAATGGTTGCCTCGATGACTCTTCATTGTTGATGCAATTTATCAGGCACGTAATAAATTTTTTGAAGCACTGGTGCGAAATACAAAATGAGACCTTGTATCAAAAAATATGAATGGCCAAAACGTATTTAAATTTCATATTTTCATTATATAACTTCATACGTTTTGCAATACTAAAAACTAGTATAAGCATTCATGCTAAATGAGTAAAGAGTGAATCTTCTCATCGATATCCTCTTAACTTTAATTAAAAATCATAATTCGTTTAGTATTCTTCGAAATGAAATCTTCAATTATATCTTCATATTTAATTTCTTCCGGAATATCATTTCCAATTGCAATTATCGCCGATCCATTAGGTCTTTCTAGTTTGATAGTACTCGAAGAGATAATAACGACGAGTTGGTGACAATAGGCAACTCACAATCCTCGTGGCGATCGCATCGACCGTGGTGTATCCTGCGTGCGTGGCCGTGCATGTCGGACAGACGAACAAACAAACCATTGAAGCCTGCAGGCAAGGCGTCGCGCTCATGCTCAGTTGCGAGGAATGAGGTGTCCGTCCTTCAAGTATGATTCTCGTTTGTTGGCTTTGGAACACGGAAGAAAAACATAAAAAGAGGGATCAGCAAGCACTTTAGGTGATTAACTGCTCATTAAGTGGCCCTTCAATTTGGGAGGCCGGCGATGTCGCGCCGTTTGAATTTATTGATGCGATTCACATTGTTAGCAAATAAAATTATCATCTATGGAAATATTAGTTTTGCAAATATACATATAAAAAAGAATGAAGGAAGTATCACTCAACCATTAAATATTGTTTAGACTTCTTATTAatgatttttaatttttttactatAAATGACATTATTAAACCGCAACCGTTTACCTTTCCTCAGTTACGTGCAGATCTCAACCGTTTGGAACCAACCGACGGTCAGGATTCGCGGGTCCCGCAGCCGCGGCCATTGTCATGGAGACCGTTTGCTGCGGCCTTGTCGGAACActcgccccgccgctcgcctaGCGACCGCCGCGGCAGTTTCCGCTCGCTCTCGCcggccaccgtctccgccgCGGTCCTCGAACGCCACgctcgctcctcctcctccgctcccgaTTGAAGGCTTCTTCGACACCCACCTTCGCGCCGTCCACCAGACCCACCGAattccccaaaccctagcgccaAAATCCCCATTTCGGTCGCGCCAATCGGAACCGGATTTTCTCGGtctccggccggcgccggcggcgagtttAGCCCAGCTCTCGCCTCACGGCATGTTGCAGCGAGTGTGTGCATGAACTCCGCGATGGATGAGATCAACCTGCTGCGGCAGGCGCAGCGGCAGCACCATCACCACCTCATGGTGCGAGGCATGGGCGAGGAGATTGACCTCGAGATCGGCCCGGGCGATGACCCCTCCTTCTCCGGCGCggacctcgtcgccgtcgcgtcTGGGCACCACGACACCATCGTCCCCGCCgacgaccacaagagcctcctCATCCCGTGCTCGCAGCCCGGCGCCGTGGACGGGCATGtgcagcctccgccgccgcagccacagTTGGCGCAGGGGGAGGAGCATGAAGGGATGCTCCAGCTGCCTTCGGCgcacaccaagaagaagaagaaggtggtgaAGAAATGGAGGGAGGAGTGGGCGGACACCTACAAGTGGGCCTACGTTGCGGTGCACGACAACACCACCAGGATTTTCTGCTCAGTGTGCAAGGAGTACGGCCGGAAACACCGCCGGAACCCGTATGGCAATGAGGGAAGCAGGAACATGCAGATGAGTGCGCTTGAGGAGCACAACAATAGCTTACTGCATAAGGAGGCCCTCCGACTGCAGATGGCCTCCAAGGATAAGTTGCAGCCCCCCGAGATTGAGAGGCCGGTCTATGTCAAAGGTTGGTGTTGTCGTCTTGTTGACCCAGCTTCTGCAATTATACTTCTGTCTCACCTTCAGACAGTTGTAAAGACTACGCTATTTGTAATAAAATTTGTTCCTAAAACTAGCATACCATTTGAATATTTGAGGAAATATATTATTTTCCAGTTTTTATCATGTACACTGCACTGTGAGAAGTAGATAAGATGGTTTTTAAGACAAACTTACAGTCCGCAAGTATACTGCTATTTCACCTGTGGACAATTGTAGAGACTAGGCAATGTGTAATAAAATTTGTTCCTAAAACTAGCGTATCATTTGGATATTCAAGGAAATATATTAATTTTCAGTTTTAGTCGTGTATACTGCATTGTGAGAAGTAGATAGCATGATTTTCAAGCTAAACTTTGTTCCCACATGTTTGATGATGTTATGTGTAGCATATTCATTTCCAATCCTAAGTAAATGCTAGATTCTGTGCCAGGCTGCCAGCAATACACAGTTGGCAAGTGTTTTAATGTTCTACTAGAAAATGAACATATCATGAAGCAAGTAATTATTTCCATTTTTCGTTCTCTTTGGAGTGGAATCACCAGTTTTCCTCAAGTTGTTATAATTTATTGGTAACTACATATGCTATATGATGTTATTGTCAGTGCTTTCACTTTCTTTATGCCCTGTATCTCAGTGTGCTCCATTTTCTATCAAACCAACACCAATATGCTATTTCGCCCCTTGCAATGATCAACAACTCTTATGATATACGACTTTACTCTCAGTTTTTTATCTGCATTTTGGTATTGTCTATTCCAGCTTTGTCGAAAACAGCTGCATCAATACTCGAATCTGTTCTAAGGAGGGATCCCCATGAAGCTGAATTTATACAGTCAATCCAGGAGGTGGTTCATTCCTTAGAACCAGTTTTGGTGAAGAACACCCAGTAACTTTTCAACTCTCACTCTCTTCCTTGGAAATAATATGCCTAAACCTCGAATATAACATGGTTTGATTTGGATATGTTTCAGATATGTTCAAATTCTGGAGCGTTTGTTGGAACCTGAGAGATGCTTTATCTTCAGAGTGCCATGGATTGATGACAGAGGTGAAGCACATGTCAATAGAGGTTTCCGTGTGCAATTCAGTCAGGCATTAGGTCCATGCAGGGGTGGTCTTCGGTTTCACCCATCCATGAGCTTAAGTGTGGCAAAGTTTCTGGCCTTTGAACATGTAATATTATACTTGTCTAAAATGCACTGTCCATGCTAATCAATTTTATGGTACAGCATATTCTAGTTGTGTTAGctattatgattttttttatatgacaGTCATGCATTGAATAATGACTGCCATGCTTCATGACTACTAGAAAGCCATGGGTGCGATTTGCTTAATGCTGGAAGCATAAGTTCCTCCCAAGCCCATGCAATTCACTTTTGCGGTTCTGCCAAAAGAATATAGCGTTCAATAGCATCCAGATGGACCAAGTTATACAAGTGTTTGATGTTTGCATTTCTTTATGGCTGTACTTTAACATCCCTTCCCAATATTGTTTTTCTTCTATACAGACTTTGAAGAATGCCTTGTCATTATATAAACTTGGAGGTGCTGCGGGAGGAAGTGATTTTGATCCAAAGGGTAAAAGTGATAATGAGGTATGTGTGCTGTACTTTATTTCCTGCAGACAATAATACTTTTTACTGCATGTAAATCTGAAACTTTTTTCATTATAGATAATGCGTTTTTGTCAAAGTTTCATGGATGAGCTATATAGATATTTGGGGCCTGATCAGGTACTTGCTAATTAAACATGATACCGAGTCACTAGAGTTATCCATTTCTGTACTAATTAAATGAATTAATGACAGTTTTTAGTCTGTACTAGTAGTTCATACTtcaagggttttttttttgggccAGGATTTCCCCGCTGAAGACATTGGTGTTGGTCCAAGAGAAATGGGTTACCTCTTTGGGCAGTATAGACGCCTTTCTGGTCATTTTCAGGTACAGTGGTGGATCTGAAGTTACTGATATAAAAACATAATGTCCATTTGCTGCTGCAGGTGTCGTTTTACTTTTAGTATCCTGGTTTTTGTCACACTAGACATCTAAAATCATGACACATAAGGACTATTgtctaaagaaacaaaataaaggGACTGATGTGTTGGAGTATAGTgatcagcttaagcttttgggttgaactggttggtgcatgcaactcaatatgatGTTCCCTCGTTCGGTTGTTGGGAAATTCTGTTAGATTCTTGCTTTTGTTCATTTTGTCTCCCAGTGGGCAACAAACAATACAGCCTTAGGGTAGTTGTCCAATCAAACAACTCAATTCGGTTTTTTTGGAGTCTGGAGGTAGTCAAATTCAGCTGCAACTGCATGTGgtggtgtttcttttttttttttttttggggggggggggggtggaggGACGACCAATGTTTCTTACAGCTCCATTTGAATACCTCTAGCCGAACTTGTTCTCGCTCCTTTTGCCTTCTCTGAGGCTATTTGTTTAGTCTCTGCTTCCATTTCTTTGGGAGTTCCCTCTTGTCTGTAGATTTCAACTGTCGTGCTTATGCAGGGAAATTTTACAGGACCTAAAATCTTCTGGTCTGGTTCAAGTTTTCGTACAGAAGCTACTGGATATGGGCTGGTAAGGAGCTACCTTAAATTTTCTTTTGATTGCAGCTAGTATATGTTTTGTGGGTGCCATAGTTATTTCACAAGTAATATTTTTGCTGCATGTGTCGGCTGGACCATACAATGAATCCGTTGTGTTCATGCAGGTATTTTTTGCACGTGTTTTACTTGCTGAAATGAACAAAGAGCTTAAAGGATTAAGGTTTCTTACAGAGATCCGTTTGGTTTATCAATGTTATAATTTAACCATGTATCTTCATACTGTTCATATTTTTTGCAGATGTGTGATCAGTGGTTCTGGAAAGATAGCAATGCATGTTTTGGAAAAGCTTCTGCCATGTGGAGCCATTCCTGTTACAGTCTCAGGTATACAGACCCAAAAGCTTTTCAATTAATTACACAGGATATAAATGTCTCACAACTACTCATGTGTTTGCCACTTTGCCTATCCACAACACCACATCATTAACTTGTAAAATTTAGCAGTGCTCATTTATGATTTCAAAAGTAAAACTCTTAAAGGTCTGTATACACGTATATTGTTCTGATAGTTTTTCCTTGCTAGCTTTCGTTGAATAACAGTATACCTTTTATTGTTACTGTAGAAAAATAGTCATGTTACAATAAATAGCATTTCTAATGAAGGCCCAACTGTCGGTTGCCATATACTGTTGCAGATTCAAAGGGCTATTTATTAGATGAAGATGGGTTCGATTATATGAAGTATTCACTTCTAAGGGATATTAAGGCTCAGCAAAAGAGCCTAAAGTGGGTACATGCCTTTCCCTTACTTATAGTTTGTATATGTCGAGTTTTTGAGATATTCCATTTAATCAAACAGGGAGTACTTGAAATCATATCCACATGCCAAGTATATAGATGATGCAAAACCATGGAGTGAGCAGTGTGATCTTGCATTTCCTTGTGCCTCACATAATGAGATTGACCAAGGGGAGGCTGTCGCAATAATTAACTCTGGCTGCCGCGTTCTTATAGAGTGTATGAATTCCTAACTTTGTCATTTCAATTGCTCTTTTGCTATTTATCATCTGCTGATCAAATAAATTGCAACTGCAGGTTCAAATATGCCATGCACTGTTCAAGCAGTTGATATCCTAAGAAAGTCAAAAGTCCTTGTTGCTCCAGCAAAGGCGACTGCTGCTGGTGGGGTAATGTACTGCTGACTTCTCTTACAAATCCGTTCATTTGAGCTAGAGCGGTATGatggcagaaaaaaaaaattgtggcttgttttgcaataaaaaaaattaagtgcGCCATTTTCCGAGTCTGTCATTGCTGCACTTTCAAAATGCGCACATGACCTTAATGACAATTACATATAGGCTGAGGTCATTACTAATTACATGTCTGTATACAATATACATAGGGCTTGAAACTGTTAGATGTTTTCTCCTCATTCAATGTTTCTTCTTGGTTCTAACAATAACAGATAGCACTTGGAGAACTTGAATTGAACCCCGAGTTTAATTTGATGCAGTTGTCAGTGGAGGATTTTGAGAATAAAATTCAGGTAAAGCCCACTCCTGACTGTTGCCATTGAGCCTATTTGTTTCCTTCTGTATTTCCAAACTGTGATATCTtctgagtttttctttttctattggGTTTAAGCAGGATGCAATAAAGAAAACATATGAAAGGTCAATCAAAGCTGCTCAAGATTATGGAATCATGAAAGAGAACCCTGAGTTTGTTTCTCGTGCTTTGAGCCTTTGAAATAAAACGGTTGATACATTCACCTGGTTCAGTCTGGAAGCTGATCTCTATCACTCCTTATGCAGGTCTTTGGTGCATGGTGCGAACATTTGCGCTTTCCTTAATATTGCCCAAGCCATGACTGATCAAGGATGTGTTTAGTTAGGCCTTCGATTCAGTCAAGAAGCTACAACTAGTGCGTCCTGCAACCGTGCGAGGCAAAATATAATTTTCTGCTAAGTGCTTCAATGCTTCACACCTTCAGCTTGTGCTGCTCAAATCATAAAGCCCTAAAAAAACGCGAAGTACTTGGAGTTCACCCTTGGCTTATGCTAGAAAATGTGTGCGACTAAGGTTGTAAAAGCTTCCTCAGATTGGTAGGGAAGCCTTGATTTTGTCGGACAATATAGGAGAGCTCAGGTTGTAGATCCCCGATGTATTATCCATTGTTATAAACATCAATTTCGATGGGAAGTAAATAGAAGCAATTCTTGTCAGTCCGTCACTGATATGTTGATAATTATGTATCAGTTGTAAATCTACAGGTAGATCTAGCAATGACTCAATGAAGCTGCTATGTAATTGTTACAATCCAcctttaccaaaaaaaaaattgttacaTGCACCCAGAAGGAAAGACAAATCGAACTTCGAGAAACtattgaagtaaaaaaaaatgaatctaAGTGATATTGCGAATTTGAGAGAGATCCATTTCAACTTTTTTAGTTGGAGATTGAAATTTGGATTGCGAAAAGAATAGCATTCCATGTATTATCACCAAGATCTTCCCGAAGTTATGCAACACGCTCCACAATAAAACATACACGTTATACCTGACCAAAAACACGACAAGTTATACAGCA
This window encodes:
- the LOC101783250 gene encoding NADP-specific glutamate dehydrogenase, which encodes MNSAMDEINLLRQAQRQHHHHLMVRGMGEEIDLEIGPGDDPSFSGADLVAVASGHHDTIVPADDHKSLLIPCSQPGAVDGHVQPPPPQPQLAQGEEHEGMLQLPSAHTKKKKKVVKKWREEWADTYKWAYVAVHDNTTRIFCSVCKEYGRKHRRNPYGNEGSRNMQMSALEEHNNSLLHKEALRLQMASKDKLQPPEIERPVYVKALSKTAASILESVLRRDPHEAEFIQSIQEVVHSLEPVLVKNTQYVQILERLLEPERCFIFRVPWIDDRGEAHVNRGFRVQFSQALGPCRGGLRFHPSMSLSVAKFLAFEHTLKNALSLYKLGGAAGGSDFDPKGKSDNEIMRFCQSFMDELYRYLGPDQDFPAEDIGVGPREMGYLFGQYRRLSGHFQGNFTGPKIFWSGSSFRTEATGYGLVFFARVLLAEMNKELKGLRCVISGSGKIAMHVLEKLLPCGAIPVTVSDSKGYLLDEDGFDYMKYSLLRDIKAQQKSLKEYLKSYPHAKYIDDAKPWSEQCDLAFPCASHNEIDQGEAVAIINSGCRVLIECSNMPCTVQAVDILRKSKVLVAPAKATAAGGIALGELELNPEFNLMQLSVEDFENKIQDAIKKTYERSIKAAQDYGIMKENPESLVHGANICAFLNIAQAMTDQGCV